tctcaagctaatttcaggtctccagagatgtttgatcgggatCAAGTCCGGCCTATGGCTGGgccaccactaaaggacattaaaagacttgttccgaagccactcctgcattgtcttggctgtgtgcttagggtagttgtcctgtctgaggtactgagcgctctagagcaggttttcatcaaggatctctgtactttgctccgttcatctttccctctatcctgactagtctcccagtccctgccgcagaaaacatccccacagcatgatgttgccaccaccatgcttcatcgtagggatggtgccaggtttcctccagacgtgacgcttggcattcagtccaaagagttcaataatGGTTTAATCTGACCATAGAATCTTGGTTCTCATGGTCTAAGGGGCTTTAGGTAccttctggcaaactccaagcaggctgtcatgtgccttttactgaggagtgaccagtctagccactctactataaaggcgtgattggtagagtgctgcagagatggttgtccttctggaaggttctcccagctccacagaggagctctatcagagtgatcgttgggttcttggtcacttccctgaccaagctccttctcccccaattcctcagtttggccagtcagccagctctaggaagaatattggtggatccaaacttcttacatttaagaatgatggaggccactgtgttctttgggaccttcaatactgcgtttttttttttggtacccttccccagatctgtgccccaacacaatcctgtctctgagttctacggacaattccttcaactgtgggaccttatatagacaggtgtgtgtgcctttccaaatcatgtccaatcaattgaatttaccacaggtggactccaatcaagttgtagaaacactcaacgaatcaattttagaataaggctgtaatgtaacagtggaaaaagttaaggggtctgaatactttccgaatgcactgtaaattattggctgatccctcctgatgacccggaTGGAATCATGTGATCCTTACTTaaccataggaagtcccacccagttgaaaGTCCTCAATGGCACGGCCCATGCTAAATTCGGCTTTTGGGCACTAAAGTCCTCTATCTCTGATAATTAggtctgaccccatttagtcgattgTTTGGTCTATACGCTGATGGTCGACTAAGATATTGTATTTAGTCGAGCAGTGGCAAATGTATAATGAAAAAAATCTGGTCTGATTcatgcctgtctgagtggactaatccagaGGCCATGGGGATGgcacaccagtagtacatttacagTTAATTACCatcatttctaatctacaatgtttgtttggttatggtaatttctgttaatgcagtCATTAAATGATTATTACAGTCTTACtgttgtcattgtaggagtgggcacgttgtttgcagagcgcacaacctaggctacacttgtgagaagtTTTGGTTTATATCATTCGATTTACGAGTTGACAATGtgttcattgtcttttgtttggagtgctATTGTCAGTCTTGAGTAAGTACACGCTTCTCAAAGTATATTTTTCTTCGCCTCAAACATGAAGTAAACAAAGTATGTTTTTACATAGTTCCTCAGTGTAGACTATTTGAacaatctttccagctctctcacTTTCGATTATTCTACCACTCAGCATGAAAGGGGGAAAAAAAGTCATGTTCTGATCcggtggaaacgtcataaaataggcctaaCGATTACTTAttatcccttgcgcaaatagcctacagctgtgtctgtttgtctggggCTCACTGGtgtgggaaactgagggcccagaatattttatacactgttgcaagtttgctagttaatggaaaaggttgccgacccgctggtgtagcctattaccggcagcAGCGGGCAGAGGAGGGTCAGGAGTAGGTTTTTGTTCTTCTGGTTAGGCtatattgatctctggctccctcccGCTTCAGCAATTTGTGTTTTTtaattaaagcatcagacaagctcagtagcctACATAGTTAATATTGAAAAATACACCTTTCAAAATTTCacccaatcgattggtcgaaagaacagatgaCTCTCGGTCAACCAAGATATTTTTTTGGGAGGGGGGACAGCTCTAATGGTAATTGCAATATAACAATTGCTCCACCTTTTCAGACCTACATGAAGTAGGAcctaggggttgatttggaatTTAGCATTTTGAATGCGCAGCCTCAAATTGTCATTAGATGGCTGAGCCCTCCTGGTTTCTCTGCCTTCCACAAGCCTTCTCTGGAATATTCTGGCATTCTTTgcgctcttgttctctctctctttgccagcCTACAGTATCTAGTATTTCTTGCAACACGACCAGTCCTGGTCCCTTGGGCATGGTCTGTTATTTaaggacatacagtgcatttggaaagtattcagaccccctgaagttttcctcattttgttacgtcacagccttattctaaaaataaatttaaaaaaaaatgtttccctcatcaatctaaacacattaccccatattgacaaagcgaaACAACAggtttttcaatttttttacaaatgtattaaaaataaacataagTTTGTACCACTCAAGGacaatttacataactattcagtcTCTTTGCTGTAAGACTCGAATTTGAgatcaggtgtatcctgtttccattgatcatccttgagatgtttctacaacttgaagtccatctgtggaaaattcaattgattggacatgatttgaaaaggcacacctgtcctatataaggtcccataaggtcccacagcccacttggagtttgacaaaaggcacctaaaggactctcaggctatgagaaacaagattctatggtctgatgaaaccaagattgaactctttggcccgaATGCGAAGCgtgacgtctggaggaaacctggcaacatccctacagtgaagcatggtggtggcagcatcatgctgtggggatgtttttcagctgtagggactgggagactagtccgagatatccttgatgaaaacctgctccagagcgctcagtacctcagactggggcaaaggttcaccttccaacaggacaacgaacctaagcacacagccaagacaacgcagaagtggcttcgggatgAGTCTCTgagtgtccttgagtggcccggactttggacaaacctgaaaatagctgtgcagcgacgctccccatccaacctgacagagcttgagaggatctgcagagaggaatgggagtaactccccaaatacaggtgtagcgCCATACCAAGAAGTCTCGAGGCTGTaattcgctgccaaaggtgcttcaacaaagtactgagtaaagggtctgaatacttatgttaatgtgatatttcattttttatttttttttgacaaatttgtaaaaatgtctaaacctgtttttgctttgttagggggtattgtgtgtagattgttgaggggtggggggacaatttaatacattttagaataaggctgtaacgtaacaaatgtggaaaaagtcaaggggtctgaatactttccgaatgcgctataccacttcagtttactgtagagtacagtacaaacATTTTTCAGAAAGTTACAGGTTGGAAGGGATATGTTTGCTGCTATGTGATTTATTTTAATCAGGCATCATCATGGTCTtactattgtgtgtgtttgtttgctacCGATGCAGCCCCTTCTGCACCCAATCCTGGGTCACGAAACGGGGGTGGTGGGCAAGCCCCTCTTCCCCCGCCCCCCTACCGGATCCACAGTACTGTCACTCCCAACACCACCTCCTCGGAGCCACCCCACCACACCCGGGGGCCCAGGCCCCCTCCACCCCCTTCATCTTCCTCCCGCACCGGACCCCCGCCGCCTCCCCCGCCCATCCGCAACGGACACTCCTCTTCCTCCAAGTCCAATATAGGTGAGTCAGGACAGGCTCATATCCTCCGTCTCCCAGTCCTGGTCGTCAGTGTCCACTGTACATTCTGGTTTTCTTGCAAGTCCCGTTTTTGAGCAACTGTCACTGCGTTTGATTAATATGATGTGATTGACGGCTTTTCATCGCTTTTTAGTATCTATCTTGTGTTGAGTATTAGCCTCCACAGACCTGAACACGGTCTACTTTGGAACACTATGGCCATTTGTTAGTTCTCAAACCAACAGACATGTTGGAGACACTAGTAGCCTAGTTGTTGTTGGTAGTAGATTGTCAGGTATTATAGCCCCATATTCAAATGCCAGCTCAGTAATGCAAATGTTCCTCTTGTATTGTGACCAACCCAGAGCATTCATAGAGTTCATAGTCAAATTAAAGTTTCCAGGAGAACTGACCATTGTGCATGGCATTGTTAATGGAAATTATTAGACAAGCTCGAGAAGTCAAAAATACATGACTTCTAATTTGTTTATATGCTGGACCGATGCTAAAATGTTACTGTACTTTATTCATTCTATTACTGTACTAAGGTCTTGGCCTTCATTTTTTGCTAGTTTAGTGTTATCGTGATTTACAATGTTGTGTTGACCTTTTACCTTTCTGAACTCTCAGAGGATTTTGAGTCCAAGTTTGACTTCCACCCAGTGGAGGACTTCCCACCCCCTGAGGAATATAGGAATTTCACCAAGATCTACCCCAGCAAAAGCAATAAACCTGGACCAGGTACAGGCTTAAGCTTAATTcattctccacaccactgcctgcatacatactgtacacaacatCCAATATATGGCCTCTGCACTACTGTGTCACAATGTTGTTACCATATGGAATGTCAGCTGGGATTGAGTTAAAGCGAATATGGGCTCTTTCAAGTCGTCTTTCCGTGATTCCTCGCATTCTGTCGACTTGCCTCCTTTGCAATCATATTGGAGAAGGTCCATGGTCCCTTCCCTTCTTCTCTCATGCGTTTTGAGAATGATGCGAGGAATTGAGAAAAGTTTTATAGAAAATAAAGAGCCAAACGGTTGTTTTTGGAGTTAAGAATTGACCTGATGTAACCTTTTGTTTCCTCTACTTCCTGTAGGCATGATCCGGGGAGTACCTCCAGCGCCACCATTGGCAAGGTGAACTATGGAATTCAGGAGCAAAAGGACTTTAAGTCACTCGGTCTAATCAGAGGACGTTCAGGGGAGTGGCACGACACTTGAAACACACACAGGCCTAAACATAGACACTTTATATGACCAGCCAGAAACAAGTCAACCCCAAACACTATAGAAAGTTCACTAGTCTTGTTCGACGCTACTGTTTTTACAAAACCCTACACTACCAGTCGCTCTCTTTTCCACAAACACTTCAGACacttctgtttcagcatgatagaaCAAAACCGCTGAGGAACTGACCTGTTTGACTGCTGTGGCCACAAGCCAATCTTTCTGCAAGATGGCGGGGCGTTGCATTGATTATACTTTATAGCAGCAGGACCAACTAAGAATTCTGAATTCCATCTTTTGAAATGTGTGCATAAtccacgatgatgatgatgatttccTGCGATATATgaattcatgttttttttaaatgttctatcGTTAACCGCAGGAACTGTGTCGTCAGTAGGACAAAATCGGAGACACGCCAACGTCGGCAAAAATGTGTTGGGTGTCAATTGGTATCTATAGTACGTGGTGTGTTTtctatagttttttttttttaaatgccgcGCTTCCAGTGCCCTGTGGAGAAGGTGTGGAATAGAATTCTCTCCTACCTTGATGTGCCAATAGTTGGGTGGAGTAGAATGAGGGGCCTCACACTTAGGAAAGCTGTCGTTTGCTTCACGCAGAAATGGCTTAGTTTTTTTGGTATGAAACAGGGACAGGAGAAATTACTTGAATGCTTGTCATGATATGAGAGGGCGAGTCTTGCTGACAGTGCGTGACACGGTGTAAAGACTGTGAGGGGCATTCCCAATTAGATATTTGTTTTGTTCTTCCTCATGGCATTGCTCTGTGGCAGCATAACAGGTTAACCGTGGCGCCTGTGAATGCCATGTTTTTACACTAGAGGAGAACAGAAAGTGCTGCTCTGATCGGTTGCAGTCTAGATTTATCTGAAACGAAAAATAAATGCGTCTTCATTTTGTCAACACTACGAAATGTTTCAGGGATCCACGTTGCCGCTCCTCTTTAATGATCGTTAGCTGCCAAAGCTCCTTTACTTTATTGATCAAGGAAGACGTTTGAGAGTACTGTATGAAATTCTACTTTCACTTTGTTCAATGCTGTTCCTGTTTCTTGCCACAAGGGGGCGATCATGGATAAATTATTACCCTCATTCCTTTCTTTGGACCAAGGGTAGCTTTGCAGGGCTGTCAGTCATTCAACCCTGTCTTTCTGAAGTTCCTTCAaagaacaaaaaaaatgtaatctaatTTTTGAAACTAGAATATTTGATTTTACTGAGGTGGCCCTTTTGAATAGACTATCCTGGCCAGAGGGAAACCATAATGCTTGAGTTTTTAATGCATTCCTATGCAAGGAACGATTTTGTTTGTATTCTCACTTCTCGTTGGTAGCAACTAACCAAAAAGGAAACACCTAGGTGCCAGAAGAaggtgtagggtgaagttgctcCTAGGTGCTGCTTTGGGGTCAGTTTTGTATTTTCCCTACTAATgttttaaggttaggattggggaaggGAATcttatcctagatctgtacctaggggaaacttcacctgGATCACCAGGGAACTATTTGGGCAGAATAGGCCCCAGAAATGTCATCATGGTGGATTTATATAATTTTTATGACTTAGGAGCTCCTAAATGTGTGATATCTAAACTGTCATTACATTGTAGCCTTGTGATTTCTGTTATGATTCCACTACAGTGAAAGAGAACTACATGGACCAGCTACATGAGAATAGATTCCTTTCTCTTCTCCATTCCTTTTATGTAGTCCCCAGGCTGGTTGTTGCCTTACACATCTATTGTCATACTTATCGGTACCAGTGCATTTGATAAAAATAAAAGTGAGTCTATTCAAAATGCAAAAAATAATGTATATTTACATAAAGTATGAGAAATATGGTAATCGAAGTTATTGATATATTTTAATGTTTGTAAAAAGCTTGTAATATAGGGAGGAAATTGATTAAAAAGTTTAACAGTCCAGTTGTGGGCTTTGTCTGACAGCCAGAGAGATGGGTCTCTTTGCAGCACTTCTCTGtatgtctgactgtgtgtgtaatTTGTGTGATTGATGGATATGTTTAGTCTCACACAGGTGACTCATTGACTATGTGTGATTCTCATGTTCTCACCCTGTTCATTTCACTTGTTAATCAACCATGTTTTATCATTTGAAATAAATATATGCTTTTGGGGGGAAAATGGGTACATGATTGTTTTGGTGTCCATTGTATTTGACTCTTTATCACCATCTCTATCATCCATCTTTTAAGCTTCTTGCAGGTGCAATTTACAGTAATTTATTGTGGAAGTTAAAAATGTTTGAAATAGCTTACACAGAAACATAAAGAACTCAAATTAGTTGTTTTTTCAGTTATACACATGTAtgcatcatttaaaaaaaaaaaatcgatcCGTATGCCAGAGCACATATGCAGAAGTTCTAGTAATTCTCTCAAACTGAAACAAAGTTACTAACACTAGAGAATATTGTGTTAAATGTTACACCAGACAATGCTGAATTTCCCGGGAAATTTCCAGTCCgccaaaatatatattattgaaactcCCGCCACCATGTACTTGTGTGACGTAGACACTGACGCTACCTGACAATCGAAGATGAACCAATGAGAGCCTGGGAAATAACAAAATGACACAAAAAGGACAAATCAGACCTTAGCTGCGGGAAGTCCAGCTGATTGGGGGAGGAGTTGTAGAGACATTTGGCGCAAGTTTTGTTTcatagtcagacagacagactagagcgCGCCAGAGACATCACACGAAATCCATCTAGACGACTAGCCCGAATACTACTTAATCAAGAACTGAAATAAGGTAACACTACTTTCAATTCATGTTTAAAACGTGGAGACTTGTAGCATTTACGTTGGATTTGTCGAGATAATTTAGATTTTGTCAGAATTTGGGGGGAGATGTATTACGAGCGAGTTTCCGTAGCATACTGGGGGGATTATTATCAGTCAAGTTTAACTAGCTAGTCAGATACAAAAAACAGTTTGTCGAAAACAGCAAATATATGTCCTGTTTTCTTTGATTGTGGTATTTTACGCCATTTCAGTGTCAAAAATATTTGTGCTGTTGGCGCCACAAATGAGGACACGTATTGTTGGCGCCATTGAGTCTTCAGATACAGTAGTTACTGCAAATTCCCACCAGTCTGATGGCCCCGGAAATGGCCGAATTGTTTGTTGCATAGCCAGTATACAGTCGAACATTCGGACTAACCTTTTGTAATGTTGATTTACAACAGTGCAACAACGGCACAAAGACGTATACGAAGACAGCACACACTTGTAAATCGAGGGAGTCATGCTTAGCAGTTATAACATTAACTTGAGTGGAAAATACTATAACTACTTCGATCAGGGTAGGCCTGATCGCTAGGATGGATGGTATTGTAACGTCATTTACTATTAAGCGGTTCTGTACCTCTTCTGTATTCACTCATTTCAAGTCACTCTTGAACATAAGACAATTGTTTTTCTTGCTATCTATTCATGGTTGTTGTCACAATGGCTGACCTTTATCCTCATCCCCCCCCAGTCTTTTGAAACCGGTCTGGACGCTAAGTGCTCACCGGGAAGATGCCCAGTACACGTTCCCAGGCTCAGCCCATCCTCCAGTTCCCCAGATGCAAGTCCTCTAGGGTTGACTCAAAAAGCACCCCCTCCAAGAGCACATCCCAGCTGAAGGAGACCCAGTCCCTCTGCTCCGTGGAGGCTTCTAAACCGCAGTCCCTTCCAGAGAGGGTCCAGCTAACGGCACTCTCACATGGGCCCGTGGCCCTCAAAGGCATAACTCTGTGCCCAAGGCTGACCCCAAGAATACCCCTCAGCCCTCGCAAACGCACAGGTATGGGATTGTTATTATACACAACTTTGAAAGTCTTTCACTGTCTCAAATTTCAGTCAGTttacgatttaaaaaaaaacatttttttttacatattctgTTCAAGGTCTAAGCTGATAAACCACCATGCTCAAAATTAAGGAATAATTTCAACTCTTGACGTAAACGTGACGTTCTTTCAAAGATAGACATCTTGTTTCTAACCTAACCATCCGTCTTCTGTGTGTTTCTTAGGAGATGAAAATGGCTGTAACCTCAGTGCCAACCTACTGGGCTCTCCTCCCAAACAGACCCGCCTTAACCTGTCCTCCCCCCGCAAGCTGGGCTTGGATGAGAACTCCCCCGTTCGATCCCCGAGGAGACTACTGACCCCCCTCTCCCGCCCCAGGGCCTCCCCCAGCAGCCTGCATGAGACCCCCAGTGGGAGCCCATCATGTCCCCGATCAGAGAAGACCCCCGGGGTCCGCCTCTTTGCTGAAAGTAAGACATGTCTCTCATggtctcttcctcttcttccttctctcctccctcacgtTCTCTTCCTCGTATCTTTTTCTCCTCCCTCACGTTCTCTTCCTCGTACCTTTTTCTCCTCCCTCACGTTCTCTTCCTCGTACCTTTTTCTCCTCCCTCACGTTCTCTTCCTCGTACCTTTTTTCTCCTCTCACGTTCTCTTCCTCGTACCTTTTTTCTCCTCTCACGTTCTCTTCCTCGTACCTTTTTTCTCCTCTCACGTTCTCTTCCTCGTACCTTTTTCCTCCTCTCACGTTCTCTTCCTCGTACCTTTTTCCTCCTCTCACGTTCTCTTCCTCGTACCTTTTTCCTCCTCCCTCACGTTCTCTTCCTCGTACCTTTTTCCTCCTCCCTCACGTTCTCTTCCTCGTACCTTTTTCCTCCTCCCTCACGTTCTCTTCCTCGTATCTTTTTCTCAAGTGCAAATGAAAAGCGTTAAACTCCAAAGAGAAATGTGTGCCTTTATTTGATTTGCTCATTATTCTAAATGTTCACGTCATATAGACTTAAGGCAGACTATTAACCCATTCTCCGGTCCCTCTCCAGAGTCCAAGTTCCATAGTGTGAAGCAGGCCCTCCACACGGCCGTCCCAGAGCGCCTGCTATCCCGGGAGGCTGAGAGGTCCTCCATCCGCTCCTTCCTGGAGGACAAGGCCCTGAAGGCCAGCCCGGCCAGCCTCTACATCTCTGGAGCCCCCGGCACCGGCAAGACGGCTTGCCTCAACTGTGTGTTGCAGGAGATGAAGGTTAGCGCCACTGTTCGCGTTAGCCTCCACTTTGTTAATGATGGGTTAATTGTTAGCGTTAGCCTAGCATTGGATCTGTTGCCTTGACAGGATTCCAACATTCATTGGCCTAGTGATGGATCTTGAGTGGATCCCAATACTCTAATATGACCGTGCACCTCTACCATAAGGTGCAGAATCACTTAATTCCACCCCTTGTGTACAGCCCTGAACCCTGTGTAAATTTAACCCCATTGATTTCTGTTAAATGAATTTAACTATTTCCTCTCTTGATCCAGGATGAGCTGAAGGAGATTCAGACAGTGGTGTTCAACTGTATGGCTCTACGTAGCTCCCACGCCATCTTCCCCTTGCTGGCAGAGAAGCTGGGGGCTTCCGGGAGCCACACCGACACCAAGCTGCAGAAACTGCTGACCAGCACAGGGCCCACTGTGTGAGTATCTATAACCCTGAACTAAAACTTAAATCACGTTTacaaagagaaaaaaaagttgcTTTTCGCTCTGAAGTTTTCTTTGTCCAACTACTCAATTTacaccataaaaaaaaaaaacacatttgagaGGATCTACATTTTGCTGACCGATAAGTTTTGTCTATTggtttctttctccttctctccccagtCTTCTAGTCCTGGATGAAATGGACCAGTTGGACAGCAAGGCCCAAGACGTTCTCTACACCATCTTTGAGTGGCCCTACCTGCCCAAGTCCCGCCTCTGTCTCATCGGTAAGAACCCCCGAATATACCGTGTAAAACAATATAcgccgtctctggtaaacacgtTTCATTGGCCGTTACAATTTCTAGTTAATATCTAAGAATTCATCTTTAGATTTCACCCTAAAACTTCATACACACGTCTACCCATTTCTAGATTTAAATTCCATCCATTCAACTCTCATAGCCATTTCCTAATACGGGCTGTCCTTAGTCTTCCTGTATGCAGGCAGGTGTAATGACGGTGTTGTGCCATTCTAGGTATCGCCAACGCTCTGGACCTGACGGACAGGATCCTCCCCAGGCTCCAGGCCCTGCCTCGCTGTCGCCCCCAGCTGTTACACTTCCCTCCCTACAGCCGCCAGGAGCTCGCCGCCATCGTACAGGACAGACTCACACGGGTGTCCGGAGAAGGGTTACTAGACGCATCGGCCGTGCAGTTTTGTGCCAGGAAGGTGTCTGCTGTATCGGGAGATGCACGCAAAGCTCTGGATATCTGCCGGTAAGGGAATGAATTGGCTAAATATCTTAAATACACTGCAGTAATACTAAATATCATGTTGGTTGCAATGCTGACTTCTTAGGACACCTTTGGATTGGCCACGAAAATAAATGTAAGATCAAATATGAGCAACCGAAAAATGTGCGTTTACTATGGCTAGTTCTAGGTGGTCTTGGAAAGTTGGTATGggaagggagatacctagtcagttgtgtaactgaacgcattcaactgaaatgtcttccgcatttaacccctctgaatcagagaggtgcggggggctgccttaatcgccGTCTGGGGGACAGTGGGTCAACTGGTGGAAGTTTTGTTTGAGAACAGAAAGTGTCATGACGCCAGTTCCTCTGTTACAGGAGAGCTGTGGAGCTCGTGGAATCTGACGACAGAAAGAAGGCAGCAGAAACTACTGAGTCTCGTGTGAGCGTGCCCCAGGTGGCCAGAGTGCTGTCGGAGGTGTACGGGGACCGCATGTCCTCCTCAGAGGGAGAGAGCTTCCCCCTCCAGCAGAAACTCCTGGTCTGCTGTCTGCTACTGCTCACCCGCAACGGCAAGAACAAAGAGTTCCCACTGGGCAAGGTGAGAGATGGGCACTGCATTTGTGT
The DNA window shown above is from Salvelinus fontinalis isolate EN_2023a chromosome 40, ASM2944872v1, whole genome shotgun sequence and carries:
- the LOC129839712 gene encoding cell division control protein 6 homolog, whose protein sequence is MPSTRSQAQPILQFPRCKSSRVDSKSTPSKSTSQLKETQSLCSVEASKPQSLPERVQLTALSHGPVALKGITLCPRLTPRIPLSPRKRTGDENGCNLSANLLGSPPKQTRLNLSSPRKLGLDENSPVRSPRRLLTPLSRPRASPSSLHETPSGSPSCPRSEKTPGVRLFAEKSKFHSVKQALHTAVPERLLSREAERSSIRSFLEDKALKASPASLYISGAPGTGKTACLNCVLQEMKDELKEIQTVVFNCMALRSSHAIFPLLAEKLGASGSHTDTKLQKLLTSTGPTVLLVLDEMDQLDSKAQDVLYTIFEWPYLPKSRLCLIGIANALDLTDRILPRLQALPRCRPQLLHFPPYSRQELAAIVQDRLTRVSGEGLLDASAVQFCARKVSAVSGDARKALDICRRAVELVESDDRKKAAETTESRVSVPQVARVLSEVYGDRMSSSEGESFPLQQKLLVCCLLLLTRNGKNKEFPLGKLHEVYSRICAKRQVGSVGQGECLSLCSLLESRGIFALKKAKEARLTKVSLKIEERDVENALKDRTLLGSILTAGLP